AGCGGATTCGGCCGGCAGTTACAACCGCAGAAGGGGATAGGGCTCTTGATGGTATGAATATGAGCAGATGGGATAAATTCGGTACAAAGTTCGACCGCTGGATGCAGGGACGTAAATATGATGTGAAACCTAGTTGGAAAATTCTTTCTATGGTTTATTCTCAGATCGGGAATAAAGTAAAATATGATATGGCTGAAGAGGTCTTCTCGGATATTGCCAGGTCAGTTAGTGAGTTTAACAATCTTGATTATGATTTGATTGGTGAACTTGGAATTAGACTTCAAACCAAAGCGACATTTTCTGTTTAACAGGGAAATAAGATGACAGTCTTTGAAATTATTGTAATATCGCTTATCAAAATTCTTTTTGTTGTTGCAGTGATGTTTCTAACAGTCGCATATCTAGTCTATTTCGAAAGAAAAGTAAGTGCGTGGGTTCAGAACAGAATGGGTCCTAATCGTGTTGGCTATAGAGGATTGCTTCAACCTTTTGCAGATGTATTTAAATTGCTTGTTAAAGAGGATATTGTTCCGGATGCTGCGAATAAGCCTCTTCATACCTTAGCCCCCTTCATCGCCCTTTTTGTTGCATTTGCTACATATGCTGTTATTCCGTTCGGACCCTCAGTCAATATATTTGGATACGAGATTAAACTTGTTGTTGCGGATGTAAATATCGGCGTACTATATGTGCTCGCGTTAACTTCTCTCGGTGTTTACGGAATCACATTCGCAGGATGGTCTTCCGGCAGCAAGTATTCACTACTCGGAGGAATAAGATCCTCGGCTCAGATGATCTCTTACGAAGTCTCTATGGGCTTTTCGATTGCGGGAGTGCTGTTGTTTTCGGAATCTCTGCGCCCTGTTGATATAGTAAATGCCCAATATGGATGGATGTGGAATGCGGTCTTACAACCAATTGGATTTATCACATTTGTTGTGTCGGCTTTTGCGGAAACGAATCGTCTCCCGTTCGATCTGCCGGAAGCAGAACCTGAACTGGTCGGTGGTTATCATACTGAGTATTCTTCATTCAAATTTGCCGGTTTCTTTCTTGCTGAATATGCTAACATGATAATTGCCAGCTGTATGATCGTTACTCTCTATTTAGGAGGTTGGCAGATCCCTTATATTGATCAGCTCGGAATTAATCAAACATTAACCGTGATATTACAGGTGGGTGCGTTCATCTTTAAAGTAATTTTTATCCTTTTTGTTTTTCTGTGGGTAAGGTGGACAATACCGAGATTCCGTTACGATCAGCTGATGAATATAGGGTGGAAGGTTATGTTTCCGCTTTCGCTGGTTAACATTATTTGGGTCGCTGCAATAATTATGATTTTTAATCTGTAAAAGGGAAATTCTAAGGAAAGCTATGGTAGAGAAAAAAAGAAAAAAAGATCTCGGCTTTTTTGAAAGAATTTATGTTGTAGAGATTCTTAAAGGTATGATCCTTACGTTTAAGAATATGATCCGCCCGAAAGTAACAATGGAATATCCCGAAGTAAAATTTGAACCGCCTGCGTCATATCGAGGAAGACCAGTGCTTGTTCAGGAAAAGAACGGTGTTGAAAGATGTGTCGCATGCGGATTGTGTTCCAGAGTTTGTCCGGCTCTTGCAATCGAAGTACAGGCGGCTGAAACAGAACTCGAAAAAGAGAGATATCCGGAAAAATTTGAAATAAATATGCTTAGATGTATTTTCTGCGGATTCTGCGAAGAGGTATGCCCGGAAGAAGCAATTGTTATGAGCAAGGATTATGAACTTGTTTTTACAAATAGGGATGATGCAATTTATGGAAAGGATAAATTATTAGTGCCTGTTGAACAATTAAAGGATCGTATAGAATTCCTAAGAAAGTTTAAATAATGTATTGAAGAGATTTTATAATTAGTAGTATTTCTGCAATTTTGTATCTATTCTGCAAGCTAGTATATACTTGATATCGACAAGTATAAATAAGCCACTTCCGTTAAGTCATTTTGCAATTAATGTATAATAGCACTCAGCGGCTATTATATTTTTACATTCCTTAATAAATAAACTCAATAATACTAATATTAAGATTAGTGAATATTGATATATTTATATTTATATTACTTAGGGGAAAAAGGGGAAAGTAGGTCTATCAATAATTATTTTTTTTGGGGGTATTATGAAAAAAATAGCTTTAATTATCGTGTTACTATTTCTATCATTAAGTTGTGTCCTTTTTCTGACTTGTCAAGATAATACTAAGTTACCATCACAGCCGTCTCAGAATCAATCTTCACCAATTGCAAAAATATCTTATTTAATTGCCAACGAAAGAATAAAGTCATTATGTATTGGTGAAATTGAAGCTCTTC
This window of the Melioribacteraceae bacterium genome carries:
- the nuoH gene encoding NADH-quinone oxidoreductase subunit NuoH, producing MTVFEIIVISLIKILFVVAVMFLTVAYLVYFERKVSAWVQNRMGPNRVGYRGLLQPFADVFKLLVKEDIVPDAANKPLHTLAPFIALFVAFATYAVIPFGPSVNIFGYEIKLVVADVNIGVLYVLALTSLGVYGITFAGWSSGSKYSLLGGIRSSAQMISYEVSMGFSIAGVLLFSESLRPVDIVNAQYGWMWNAVLQPIGFITFVVSAFAETNRLPFDLPEAEPELVGGYHTEYSSFKFAGFFLAEYANMIIASCMIVTLYLGGWQIPYIDQLGINQTLTVILQVGAFIFKVIFILFVFLWVRWTIPRFRYDQLMNIGWKVMFPLSLVNIIWVAAIIMIFNL
- the nuoI gene encoding NADH-quinone oxidoreductase subunit NuoI, which encodes MVEKKRKKDLGFFERIYVVEILKGMILTFKNMIRPKVTMEYPEVKFEPPASYRGRPVLVQEKNGVERCVACGLCSRVCPALAIEVQAAETELEKERYPEKFEINMLRCIFCGFCEEVCPEEAIVMSKDYELVFTNRDDAIYGKDKLLVPVEQLKDRIEFLRKFK